In Caloramator sp. E03, the sequence ATTTGAATGAGGTATTATAACTCCACAGTCATTAACATTTAGAGCTTTGCATATATAATAAAAACCTTCTATTTTCTCATTTATCCCTCCAACTGGCTGTATTTCTCCCCTTTGATTTATTGAACCTGTTACAGCAATATTCTGTTTTATTGGAATATCAGAAAGGCTTGAAAGAAGTGCTATTAGCTCTGCAGCAGAGGCACTGTCTCCATTTATTTCCCCATACATCTGTTCAAAGCATATATTAGCATTGAAGGACATGTAATTATTTTGGCCAAAGGTTTCTCCTAAATACCCTGTTAAAATCAATACTCCTTTACTGTGAATACTGCCGCTCATTTGTATCTCTCTTTCAATGTTTATAACTCCGTTTTTCCCCGGGTAAGTAGTAACAGTTACTCGGTTTTGTTTTCCAAAGGCAAAATCCCCATAATCAATAACTGCAAGTGCATTTATTTCTCCTATCCTATAGCCTTCAAGATTTATTATATATTTACCTTCCCTATACATATCCAAAAGTTTATCCCTTATAATTCCATGCCTTTTTTCAAGGGAATAAATAGCATCTTTTACATCTTCCTTAGATATTTTAGTATTAGATTTTAGTTTTGCATTTGTGTTAGAAAGATCGATTATGTCCACTATCTTATCAAAGGAGGCAGTAAAATAGTTTCTGCTCTCTGCAATTCTTGAAGAATACTTCATTATTTCAATTATTCCTTCTCTTGTTATAGGAAGTATATTATTTTCTTCGCAATAGTTGCTTATAAATCCAAGAAATTTTAAAATTTCACCATTGTTATTTTTTATATCCTCTTCAAAATCAGCCTTTATTTTAAAAAGCTCTTTAAAATCATTATCATAATTAAAAAGCAGATAATATATATATGGACTTCCAAGTAAAATAACCTTAATATCAAGAGGTATGCTCTCTGGCTCTAAAGTTGCAATAGGAATTATATCAAACTGGTTTTTTAAGTTTTCAATGAAAATATTATTTGAAATGAGGCTGTTTTTTAAAGCATTCCAACCCTTATAGCTTAGTAAAAGCTGTAAGGCATCTATTATTATAAACCCACCGTTGGCTTTATGAAGGCTTCCTGCTTTTATCATAGTAAAGTCTGTAACAAGAATACCCTGTTTATTTTCATACTCTATAATTCCTATCAGATTATGAAATTCTGGTTTATCTTCAAATATTACCGGTGCTCCTTCACCTTCATTATTTGATACGATAATATTTACACAGTATTTTTTAAAAAATTCATCGTCATACTTTTCTGCTATATCTTCACTATCCATAAATGCATCTATGTTTTCAATTATATCCCTTTCCATATCCCTTAAATATTCAATTACCTTTGGATTATATCCATATTTCTCTTCAAGAGTTTTTATCTTCTCTCCTATTATCTCTATTGATACATAATCATCTAATTTTTTAAGCCTATCCTTCATCTCTTTTTTTAGCTGTTTAGTTTTTCTTATAGCTTCAAGAGCAATCATTTTAAGTTCACTAACGTCCTCATTTATTTTATCCTTTGCCTCTTGGGAAAGCTCATTATACTGCCTTTCTGTCATCTCCTCATTATCATTAATAAGAGGAATAAAAGCAAAACCTTCTCCTGTACTTTTAACATTAAATCCTCTAAACTTAGCTTCATCATACAATTTATCAACATATTTCAGCATTTCCTTTTGATAGGCATCCATAATCTCATTTCTTTTCTTTTCATATTCTTCACTTGAAAAAAAATCTGGAACTTCGTTAAATAAACTATCTATAAATTTTTCTATATCTTCTTTAAATTCCTTTGAAGTACCCGGATTTAACCATATTGCTATAGGTATGTTCTTATCCTTAAAATTATATACATAACACCAATCCTTTGGAGTAGGCATTTTTTTAGCATATTCCTTAATCCTTTTTATAACATAACTTCTTTTCCCACAGCCATTGTTCCCTGATACATATATGTTATATCCTTTTTTATTCATCAATAATCCCAATTCAATTGCATCTACTGCCCTTTGTTGTCCAATTATTTCTTTAAATGGAGTTATCTCTTTGCTGTTATCAAAATTTGGAAGTGAACTATAGTCTATCTTAATGTCATCTACAGTTAGTTTTTTATACTCCATAACGTTCCCCCCTTCGCTTTAGTATATAATATTCTTAAAATATCATTTTAAATAATACTTTTTTAAACTTTAACAAAAAAAAGAGGAACGAAAAATCATTCCTCTTTTTACTTTCCTATAATTTTCAATGATGAGCTTGCTCCTATTCTGCTTGCTCCTGCTTCAATCATAGCAACAGCATCTTCAAAGCTATGTACTCCTCCTGAGGCTTTAACTCCCATATCTTCTCCTACAGTTTGCCTCATAAGTTTTATATCCTCAACCTTTGCACCCCATTTACTAAATCCAGTAGAAGTTTTTACAAAATCAGCTCCTGCCTCCTTTGCAAGTTTACATGCCATAACCTTTTCTTCATCAGTTAAAAGGCATGTTTCAATTATTACTTTAACTAAAGCCTTTCCTTCTGCAGCCTCAACTACTGCCTTTATATCATCTCTTACATAATCGTATTCATTTGCTTTTAACATACCTATATTAATTACCATATCAACTTCCTGTGCCCCGTCTTCAATAGCCTTTTTAGTTTCAAAAGCTTTAACGCAGCTACTGTTTGCTCCAAGAGGAAAACCTATTACCGTACAAACCTTAACATCACTTCCTTCAAGCTCTTTTTTAACAAGTTTTACATGGCAAGGGTTTACGCAAACAGAGGCAAATTTGTTTTCCTTTGCTTCTTTGCATATTCTCTTAATATCATCAGGAACTGCCTCGGGCTTTAAAATAGTATGATCGATTATGGATGCAATGTAATCTTTGCTAATCATTTTAACTCTCCTCTCATAAGTGATATCTTTATTATAAAATAAAAAGCTATTAAATAAATATTTTTATTATTTTATATTTTTGTCATATTAATTCAATAAATGCATAATATATTAAAAATATCATAATTGGAGGTATTTCTATGGAAAAAGACAAAAGCAAAAATATAATTGAAAATAATAAGGACAACCAAAATCAAAATATTGAAAACAAATCATCATCAGATAAAGAAATGGAAAATTCTGAATATATATTCTGGGTTAATTAAAAGGGATTAAACAAAATTAATCCCTTTTTATTTGATTTATTATCTATTCCATCAAGTAAAAACCCTGCAGAAAACAGAGCAAAAGCCTGAAAATACTAAAATATAGAACAAATATTTTAGTATCTGGCAGTTCATCCTTCCTTATGGCACAAGTAAAAATACATAGACTATAACTACTGCTGCTGTTGAAACAACCCAAAGGGCATAATCATTTACAGTTCCACTGTTAATTGAATTTATAAAATCAAAATACTTTCTAAAATTATATTTAATCCCCAAGAAAAGTCCATTTTCTCTGACCTGAGAACATTTACTTTTCACAGCGATATAAAATGTATAATAATTATAATCTTTATCTTTTTCTATATTACCTACTTTGATTTTTAATCCCCATGTTAGTGCCACTAATGTAAAAGAAGCTAAAAGTATTATAAATATGATTAGCCAATATTCTGGTCTACAGTATCCTGCAAGCTTATAATCAATATCTGGAACTGTTATAACTTCATTAAAATATTTTTGTGAATACCCTTTTCCATATATTACATCTATATACTTTCCAATGTTTAATGTTGCTGATACTGCCGGAGTTATTATGTACCTTGAAACATACCTTGGAAGTATTCCTGTTAGAAAGCAAAGTATTGCCATAATCCACATAGGAATTCTCATAGTAAGAGGAACTTCCTTTGCATCTTCACATTCCTTTGGAAGCTGACCAAAAAATACTGACTGGATTATATTTATAAATGACGCTAAAGTTAAAACGCTAACTAAAAGTGCAACTATTGTAACAGGAATAAATCCTTCTTTATAACTTGCCTGATATATTAGCCCTTTTGATACAAACCCGTTAAATGGAGGAAGCCCACTTATTGAAAAAGCTCCAATTAAAAAAATTAAAGCAGTTTGAGGCATCTTTTTAGCAAGACCTCCAAGTTTATTAATATCCGTAGTACCAACAGAATAGAAAACTGCATCTGCACAAAGAAATAAAAGTCCGTTAAACAACGTGTAATTTAGTACATGATATAGACCTCCACTAATTCCAATGGCAGTTGAAAGTCCAATACCTGTTATAATATATCCTATCTGTGATATGCTCTGAAAAGCAAGAAACCTTTTAAAATCAGTTTGTATAAGTGTCATAGTAACTCCTATAAACATAGTAATAGTTCCTAATACAACAACCAAAATATGAATTGGTGGCAAATTCATACTTTGAAAAAGAACATATAAAAGCCTTATTATACCATACACCCCGGCTTTGTTTACCATTGAGGAAAAGAACATAAAAACAGCTGCCGGAGCTGTCGTGTATACATCGGCTGCTATAGAATGCCATGGAACAATAAAGGCCTTAACTGCATATCCAACAAATATTATTCCAAAAGCAAACAAAGTTATTGGAGTGTAGTTTTTATGCATTAAGACTGCAATCTGTGCCATATTAAGTGTATGGAGCTGTGCATATAATAGAATTGTCCCTATAAGTATAAAGGATGAGCCTATTGAGCCCACAACTATATATTTAAATGCAGCTTCAATAGCCCCTTCAATATGACTTCTAAAGGCTGTTAATGTTACTGCCGAAAAGGTTGATATTTCAATCATAACAAACATATTAAATATATCTCCAGAGAATATAAATCCTATTATACTTCCCGAAAGCATTAGATATAGTACATAGTATTTATCAATAATATCATCTTTTTCCATATACTTAAAGGAATATAAGCCAGATAAGAATATCGTAAAGGATGCTAATACTGCAAAAAATAGACTAAGCTGATCGACTACAAGACATATACCTACTACACTATCTGGTACAGGTATCCAGTTGCCCATCCAGTAGGAAATAATCTGTCCATCAATAATAACAGGCTTAATTAGAAGTAAAATAAGTATAAAAGATATTCCTGTTGAAACTGTTGTTATTATCTTTCTTACTAAGGCTTTCCCCCTAAATAAAGCATTTAAAAAAGCACCAAAAAACAAAATTATAATTGACAGTACCGGATAGTGCTGCATCACCCATTCAACCTCCTTATTTTATCAGCATCTATTGTCCCAAACTTTTCCTTAATTTTAATTACGAAAGATAAAGCCATTGCAGTAACACAAACACCTATTACTATGGAAGTTAAGGCTAAAGCCTGTGGAACAGGATCAACGAAAAATGTTTCAGGTTTAATCTCTCCTAATGTAAAAATAGATTCTGTTCCCCCTGCCTTAAAACCTACACTAACAAAAAGAAGGTTTATTCCATAATTTATAAGGCTTAATCCTATAACAATTTTAATAAGATTCTTTTTAACAAGAACTGTATATAATCCAAAAATTATAAGCAAAAATGAACATATATAATTCTCGATTATCAAAAAAAACACCTCACTTTAGTAATTATTGCTATTACCATCTGATGGCAGCAATACAAGCATAAGAAGCATTAAAAATCCAACTCCTGTTAAGACTTTATATATAACAGCGGAGCTTGTCCAAAATGTAGTTTCTAAATTATATAATTTTTGAATATTACCAATATTAAAAAACACATTTTTACAAAAATTAGCTACACATATTATTCCAATAAGAGCAAAAAAGGAATACGCTATTACCTCAATTCCTTCATTTTTTCTAATTAACTCCATGTTGAAAGTTTTCTTTAAACCTTCACTCCCATATCCAAGATATATAAGCATTACAGAAAATGCTATCAAAACCCCTCCCTGAAATCCTCCTACTGGAGCTAAATTCCCATTTAGAATTATATAAAACCCAAGTACAAGGCCAATTGGAGCAAAAATATCAGCACCAATTTTTACTATTATGTTTTTAATTTTGATATCATTTTTCATTTTCATCATCCTTCTTCCTTCTACCGTTCTTTAAAATTACATATAAACCAGATACAGCAGTTAATAAAATAAATGATTCACTCAACCTATCATAACCTCTAAAATCAAAAAACACTGCAGCTACAGCATTTATCCCTTGAGTTTTGTCTAAATTTCCTTTAACTATTACATCCTCAAGGCCTTTTGCACCTTTAACATCGTATTTTGATGGATTAGATAATAGATCATATATCTTTGTACCACCTTCATTAATTGTTCGGGGCAGCTTTGCCGCATATATCATTCCAAACATGCCTAATACTGTAATAATAGACAGTGAAAAATATATAAAAAATCTTTTCATAACTTGTCCCCTCCTTTGACCTTCTTTAAAGCCACTAAAAATATAACAGGGGAAAGCAAAGCACCAATAACTGCCTCTGCAATTGCAATATCTGGTGCTTGAAGTATAATAAACTCTAATGCTACAAAGGTACCTAAACCACTTAAAGCTATAATAGACGATAATATATTCTCAAAGTATACAGAAAATACTGCAAAAATAAGAATACCAATTACAATAATAGTATTTAATAAAAGTACGCTATTTGTCATTAAGAATATCCCTCCCATATTCATCACAAACGAAGTTTTTACTGGGCCTTATTCCAAACCTGTAGGCAGCTTTACAAATAGAATGTGTTGCAATTGGATTAGTAAGAAGTATAAAAAAAACTATCAAAATAGCTCTTACTCCGATTGAAATACTTCCTCTATAAAATGAATAGATTGCTCCTCCTATTACTGTACCTAAAGTTCCAAGTGTTGCTATGTTTGTACTTGACTGCATCCTACAGAAAGTATCTGGCATTCTTATCATTCCAACAGTTCCAGCAAAGGCAAAAAAACTTCCTAAAATTAAAAATATATCGACAATTATTCTCATAGTTTTCCCTCCAAATACCTTGATATTAACACCGTTTTTATAAAGCCAATCACTGTAATTATAAGGGCTATATCAAGATAAATTCCTCGTCCACTATATAATGAAAAAAGAATTAAAGCAACTGATGTCATAATTTCAATTGAATTTACTGCAATTACCCTATCAACCACATTAGGGCCCTTTGCTACTCTATATAAAAGCAAAAAACTAAGAAATATGTATAATATGCCAATTATAATTAATTCTATCACTTCCATATCCTCCCAATACAATTTTCAAGAGTACCTTTAATAATCTCCCCATCTTTAACATTATTAGTAGTTGCAACATCAATGCAGTGAATATAGTAGTAATTCTTTCCTCTATCCTCAGCAACGTCCATAGTAATAGTTCCAGGAGTCAGAGTTATAGAATTTGCAAGCATAGATAGGGCATATTCTGATTTTAGGTTAGATGGAATCTTTACTATGCCAGGATTTACTGGTAGAGAAGGACTAAGAGCACATTTTGCTACATCAACATTAGCTTTCCAAAGCTCCTTTGGGAAAATCACAAACACATACTTAATTAAAGCAACAAATTTTGAAGGATTAAATAAATAAAAGGGGGTATCGTGTATAAAAAAACTCGCTGTAAATAATGCTACAATATAACTTACTATAGCTCCTATAAGGAGCTCTTCAAAAGAAAATGCAAAGGTAAACAGTATCAATATTATATAACATAAAATGAATGTGGATATAACAGCTAAAAAATGATTTTTTTTCAAAATATCCCTCCTATCTTTCTATTTTTTCAAAGATTTTATCTTTAATAAAGTCTGTAAGTTTTTCAATCCCTTCACCGCTTTTTGATGAAATTCTAAAAATAGCTATATTGTGATTTAAATCCATTGCCATATTCTCAACCTTTACATCATCAAAATCAAAGAATTCTTTCATATCATACTTATTTATAGCAAGTATATCAGTTGTCGAAAACATAAGAGGATATTTTTCAACCTTATCATCACCTTCAGGTACACTAAGTATTGCTATCCTTATATCTTCACCTATATTGAACTCAGCAGGGCAAACAAGGTTGCCGATATTTTCCACAAAAACAACGTCTGTATTTTCCAGGTCAAAATACGGCAAAACATGTTTTATTGACATCGCCTCAATATGACAAGCTCCATCAGTGTTAAGCTGAACAACTGGTATTCCTAAAGCATCAATCTTTTTTGCATCTACCTGCCCAGCAATATCTCCTTCAATAACAGCTATTTTATATGTTCTTGATAACCTTTTTATAAGTTCAACTATAAGACTTGTTTTTCCAGTTCCTGGTGATCCCATAACGTTTATCATAAAAACCTTCTTCTCCTTAAGTTCCTTTTTTATTTCATTGCTACAATCCTCATTCCATTCAAATATTTGCCTAACAACCTTTATTTCCATCATTCCACCTCCAAGCTATCAATATAAAATTCTCTCCCAGATATTATTTTTATATCATAGCTCCCGCAAAGGGGGCATTTTACCTTATTACGTTTAATTATGCTTTCTTTACAACAATTTTGGCACTTTATCTTAATTGGTACTTTTTTTATTTTAAGTAATGCACCTTCAGCTAGTGTACCTTTTGATGCGATATTGAAATATTCTTGCATTATATCTGGTATTACCCCAGACATTTCTCCTACCATAAGCCTTATTTCAAGTATTCTTTTTGCATTGTGCTTTCTTGCCTCATTCTGCGTTATCTTAAGTATTTCTTCAATTATAGAAAGTTCATGCATAATACCATCTATCCAAACATAAAAAACATGAGGAACTACTTGTAATTATAAGGCACAAATCTGCAACTGCCTTGTCTTTAAACATATAAGTAAAAACAGGTATTTTTCTATATTCCTGCATCAACTCACCTCCTAAGTTTTTAACAAAAATAACTAACATATCCTTGGAAGCTGAGAACCTGATAATTTTGTCAATATTCTTGTCCCACCTATTGATGTTTTAAGTACTACTCTTTGCTTAACCTTTGATGTTACTTTCCCTATAATTGCAGCCTTCTCTCCACCCTTTATTTTTTTTAAAGTATTTACTACTTTATTTGCAACATTTTTAGAAACAACAGCAACTATTTTGCCTTCATTTGCTGAATATAAAGGATCAATTCCAAGTATCTCACATGCTTTATTAACTTCTTCAGAAATAGGAATACTTTCCTCAAAAAGCTCAATACCAATCTCTGTTCCTTCTATAAACTCATTTAAAGTTGTTGCAATTCCTCCTCTTGTGGGATCTCTTAAAATCTTTATATTATTTCCATATTCAAGTATTACTTTAGATAATTCATGAAGAGGCATACAATCAGATACTAAATTCATACTTTCAAAAACCTCTTCCCTTGCTGCCATTACAGCAACACCGTGGTCTCCAACATTCCCTGATACAATTACCATATCCCCATCTTCAATTCTATTTTTATCTAAAAAATCATATTTTAAATAACCAATACCTGTGGTATTGATATATATCCCATCTCCTTTTCCTCTTTCAACTACTTTTGTATCACCTGTAACTATCTTAACGTTACATTCATCAGCAGTTTTGCTTATAGACTCTATTATTCTTTTTAAATTCTCTGTTTTAAATCCTTCTTCAATTATCAAACTAATACTTAAATATTTAGGTTCACCTCCACACATACATATATCATTTACAGTACCACAAACTGAAAGCTTTCCAATATCTCCTCCAGGAAAAAAGAATGGTCTTACTACAAAGCTATCGGTTGAAAATACTATTTTATCAAATCCATTTAATATTGCTCCGTCATTTAACTTGGAAAGCTCTTCATTATCAAAATATGGCAAAAACATCTCCTCTATAAGTTGTGATGTTTTTTTTCCCCCACTTCCATGGGCAAGGGTTATAATATCATCCATTATCTCACCTCATACGGGAATACTTATATTCAGAAGCACAAGCTCCCTCACTTGAAACCATGCAAGGTCCCAATGGATTCTCCGGAGTACATATCCTCGAAAAGAATTCACATTCAAAAGGCTCTATCTTACCTTTTATAACATCCCCACATCTACAAAGCCCTGTATAATCGCAGGTTTTCAATTCTATCGAAAACTTTTTTGTTGCATCAAAATCACTATATTCATTTTTTAATTTGTATCCACTGTTTTTAATAAACCCAATGCCTCTCCATAAATCATCACAAAACTCAAAGTAGTTATCTATTGCTGCTTTAGCCTTTTCATTTCCTTTTTTCTTTACAGCTCTTATATATTCGTTTTCAAGAAAAGGAGTATTATTTTTTATCATCTCCGATAACCTGTATATTGAATAAATTATGTCTCCTGCTTCAAATCCACAAATAACTGAAGGTATTTTATATTCTTTTACTAAAAATTCAAATCCTTCTTCTCCAATTATAACCGCTACATTTCCAGGGCATAAAAATCCATTAACTTCAAAATTGTCCATATTTATAATATGTCTTAAAACTGGTTCAACCCTTTTATGAATACTAAAAAGGCTAAAATTTTTAATTTCCTCATTTATAGCAGTTTCAACTGCTACAGCAGAGTTTGGAGCTGTAGTTTCAAATCCTATTCCAATAAAGACAATTTCTTTGTCAGAATTTTTTTTAGCAATTTCTAAAGCATCCATCGGAGAATAAACAACTCTTATATCGGCACCTTCTGCTTTCCTTCTTTCAAGACTTTCATCAGAATTGGATCCCGGAACCTTTATCATATCTCCATAGGTTGTAATTATAACATCTTTAATTTTTGAAAGTTTTATAATTTCATCTATTATTTCAACAGGAGTTACACATACAGGACAACCAGGTCCTGATATAAGCCTTATGTTCTTTGGCAAAATGCTCTTAATTCCAAACTTTGCAATAGCCATAGTATGTGTTCCGCAAACTTCCATTATAGTTATTCTTTTTTTATATTCCTTTAAAATCCTTATAATATTTTCAACAGCATCAGATTTATTGAATTCTTCCCAAAGCATCAGCTACCTCCTTAATCATTTTTAAATTTTCAAGTGCAACTTCTTCTTCTATTTTCTCTATTGCAAAACCAGCATGAACTATTACATAATCCCCTATTTTTACATCTTTAATAAAATCAATCCTGATGTTCTTCTTAAATCCATAACTTTCTCCAATAGCATCCTTACCATTTATTTTAGTAATCTTCAATGGCACTGCTAAACACATTTTACTTCCCCTCCATAATATGCAATTAAACACTGTCCTAAAGATATTCCCTCATCATTTGTTGATACTCTGTTGTGGCAGTAAACCTTAAAGCCTTTTTTTTCAATACATCCCTTAACCTTTGGTAAAAGATACATATTTTGAAATACTCCTCCTGATAATACTACATCTTCAATCCCTGTTACACTTCCTATTTTTTCAACTATATCAGCACTAACCTTTGCAAGAGTATTCATAAACTTAGAGCAAATTAGTCCTTTAGATATACTTTTTTTAATATCACTTACTATCTGATCAATTACTACTGTCCAATCAAATTGAAAAATTCCATTTATATTCTCTATCTTATATTCATAATATTCATTTGTTTTTTCAGCTAAGCTTTCAACTAAAACTGCTCCCTGCCCCTCATAAGATACAATCTGTTTTATATTAATTATCGAAGCTACCGCATCGAAAAGTCTTCCAATGCTACTTGCAAGAGGAGCATTTATGCCCTTTTTGAGCATTTTCTCTATTATAAAAATATCTTCATTAAACTTGAAATCTTCTGGTATTTTATTATAGGTTTCATATAATACTGAATAGCCAACCCTATAAATCTCTTTAATTGCCTTATCTCCTCCAACTATATGTATAGGCTTTATAGTACCAAGCCTTTCAAAGCCTATATAGCTTCCTTTTAAAAATTCTCCTCCCCAAATCGTTCCATCAGTTCCATAGCCTGTCCCATCCCAAATCACTCCTATAACCTCTTTATCTATATTGTTATCAGCAATGCACGATGCTAAATGAGCATGATGATGTTGTATAAAGCATAAAGGTATTTTATCCTCCTTTGCCCTGTTTAATGCATATTCAGTTGATATATAATCAGGATGAAGGTCACAGGCTATTTTTTCAGGTTTGATATTAAACAAATTTTCAAAATGCTTTATCTGCTCCTGATAATATTGTAATATCTCCATATTCTTCATATCACCTATATGTTGGCTTAAAAATACATAATGTCCCCTTGATAAGGCAAAGGATGCCTTCTGTTCCGCTCCACAGGCTAAGACTTTTCCTACTTCTTTATTTAATTTTATTGGAAAAGGAACATATCCTCTCGACCTTCTTATAGGATATTCCTTACCTTCAAATTCCCTTATAACTGAATCATCACACCTTGTATATATATCTCTATCATTCATTAAAAATCCATCAACAATTGACGATAATTTCTCTATGGCTTCATCATTTTTATATACTATTGGTAAATCCGATATGTTAGCACTTGTCATGACCAATGTATCAATATCCTCATTTAAAATAAGATAATGAACTGGAGTATAAGGAAGCATAACCCCAAGATAGTTATTATCTATAGAAACACTTTTAAATGATTCTTTAAACTTTTTTTTTAAAAGTACAATTGGTCTTCTAAAGGATTTTAACATATTTTCTTCATACTCATTTACAAAGCACCATTTCCTTATAGTTTGAACATCTTTGCACATAAGAGCAAAAGGTTTTTCATCTCTATGCTTTTTATACCTTAATTTATTAACAATTTCATCGTTTAATGCATTACAAGCTAAGTGAAAACCTCCAATACCTTTAATTGCTATTATTTTACCTTCTTTTAAAAACTTAATAGATATTTCTATTGGATTTTCATAATATACTTTACCATTTTTATCTTTGAAAAAAAGTTTAGGTCCGCAATTAAAACAACAGTTCGGTTGTGCATGGTATCTCCTATCTTCTATATCTTTATATTCTCTATTGCAGATTTCACACATTGTAAAGTTTTTCATAGTAGTTTTTTCTCTATCGTAAGGAACATCTTTTATTATTGTAAACCTTGGCCCACAATTAGTGCAGTTTATAAAAGGATATCTATAGCGCCTATTTTTATTATCAAAAAGCTCTTTTAAGCAATCTTCACAAATAGAAACATCTGGGGACACCAATGTAAACTTCTCATCGTCATTTGTACTATTTATTATCTTAAAATCATTAAATATATTATTTTTTTTAATCCTCCTAATCGAAACATTTTCAATAAGTGCAAGCTTAGGACTATTTTGCTTAATTTCCTGTATAAAATTTATCAAGCATTTATCTTCTCCTTGTATTTCCATTACAACTCCATTAGATGTATTTTTAATCCAACCTTTTATACCATAGTTTTTTACCAATTTATGTATAAACGGTCTAAACCCAACTCCTTGAACTATTCCATTAATTTTTAATCTAATAGTATCCATATAAATCACCTTAAAAAATATTATATAACAGCAGTAATAATTAAATAATAATTATACAATCTGTTTATTTTGTCTATAAAGTTTCGTATATAATAGCTAAAGCCCTGATTTATCAAATTTTGAAACTTCCATGGTATATTTTTCCTATTTATGTTATTATTATAATACATCCAAAATAAAATTAAAATGACAATTATTATATAATTTTAATATTTATGTTATTTTACTATGCTATAAAATTTTATGATACAAATTAAAATAACTAATAAAAAAAGCCCCTTCGAGAAAACAATAAAATATGATATAATTTACATTATGATTTTGTAAAATATGATTTTTATAAATATAAAGTAAAGGGGATAGATGTATATGAGTTTTAAAGAAACACTTGCCAAAAAGTATGCTGAAGCATATCTTAAGAAATATGGTGACAGATTGACACAAGTTCAAGGTCACATTTTAAGCGTTAAA encodes:
- the hypF gene encoding carbamoyltransferase HypF produces the protein MDTIRLKINGIVQGVGFRPFIHKLVKNYGIKGWIKNTSNGVVMEIQGEDKCLINFIQEIKQNSPKLALIENVSIRRIKKNNIFNDFKIINSTNDDEKFTLVSPDVSICEDCLKELFDNKNRRYRYPFINCTNCGPRFTIIKDVPYDREKTTMKNFTMCEICNREYKDIEDRRYHAQPNCCFNCGPKLFFKDKNGKVYYENPIEISIKFLKEGKIIAIKGIGGFHLACNALNDEIVNKLRYKKHRDEKPFALMCKDVQTIRKWCFVNEYEENMLKSFRRPIVLLKKKFKESFKSVSIDNNYLGVMLPYTPVHYLILNEDIDTLVMTSANISDLPIVYKNDEAIEKLSSIVDGFLMNDRDIYTRCDDSVIREFEGKEYPIRRSRGYVPFPIKLNKEVGKVLACGAEQKASFALSRGHYVFLSQHIGDMKNMEILQYYQEQIKHFENLFNIKPEKIACDLHPDYISTEYALNRAKEDKIPLCFIQHHHAHLASCIADNNIDKEVIGVIWDGTGYGTDGTIWGGEFLKGSYIGFERLGTIKPIHIVGGDKAIKEIYRVGYSVLYETYNKIPEDFKFNEDIFIIEKMLKKGINAPLASSIGRLFDAVASIINIKQIVSYEGQGAVLVESLAEKTNEYYEYKIENINGIFQFDWTVVIDQIVSDIKKSISKGLICSKFMNTLAKVSADIVEKIGSVTGIEDVVLSGGVFQNMYLLPKVKGCIEKKGFKVYCHNRVSTNDEGISLGQCLIAYYGGEVKCV